One region of Primulina tabacum isolate GXHZ01 chromosome 1, ASM2559414v2, whole genome shotgun sequence genomic DNA includes:
- the LOC142515620 gene encoding transcription factor DICHOTOMA-like encodes MLSKSSYLHPPQVSQSLQSRGSTSAVDLINEAEILHHHHHQDMLLSDHYLAENASFLDVSTLYNQDVGGSNEDPSALANTFSRNQILKKDRHSKIVTSQGPRDRRVRLSIGIARKFFDLQEMLGFDKPSKTLEWLLTKSKVAIKDLVHTKKSSSARSTSSPSECEVVLNGEAFENGSCLLGADSKRKSVSMNSNKCKGAKDPTQSASTLAKESRAKARARARERTKEKMCIKKQNESRNMGSNLNPSVPIQRNNLFEVCRPSASNIHCPITNEATAATVAAAHEDLIQESNVIRRMLRHHSSFFGFHCSLPSPNVNENWDVSSLTSQSNFCDILDQQKFINRSSNI; translated from the exons ATGCTTAGCAAGAGTTCATACCTTCATCCTCCTCAAGTTTCACAGTCTCTTCAATCTCGTGGGTCTACTTCTGCTGTAGACCTCATTAATGAAGCTGAAATcttgcaccaccaccaccaccaagaCATGCTGCTTTCCGACCATTATTTAGCAGAAAATGCGTCATTTCTTGACGTTTCAACCTTGTATAATCAGGATGTTGGTGGGAGTAATGAAGATCCTTCTGCCCTGGCCAACACATTTTCAAGAaatcaaatattgaaaaaagATAGGCACAGCAAAATCGTGACATCTCAGGGGCCGAGGGATCGCAGAGTAAGACTGTCCATTGGCATAGCACGAAAGTTCTTTGATCTTCAAGAGATGCTAGGTTTTGACAAGCCAAGTAAAACACTTGAGTGGTTGTTAACGAAATCGAAAGTAGCCATTAAAGATCTGGTTCACACAAAGAAAAGTTCCAGTGCTAGGAGCACTTCTTCCCCTTCCGAATGCGAAGTAGTGTTAAATGGCGAAGCTTTTGAAAATGGGAGTTGTTTATTAGGTGCGGATTCGAAGAGAAAATCGGTATCGATGAATTCTAACAAATGTAAAGGAGCAAAAGATCCAACACAGAGTGCATCAACTCTAGCTAAAGAATCAAGGGCTAAGGCAAGAGCAAGGGCTAGGGAAAGAACCAAGGAGAAAATGTGCATCAAGAAGCAAAATGAATCAAGAAACATGGGTTCTAATTTAAATCCTTCAGTCCCAATTCAGAGAAACAATTTGTTTGAAGTTTGCAGACCATCTGCATCTAATATTCATTGTCCCATAACTAATGAAGCAACTGCTGCTACAGTAGCAGCAGCTCATGAAGACCTAATTCAAGAATCCAATGTCATTAGAAGGATGCTGAGGCACCACTCTTCGTTTTTCGGGTTCCATTGCAGTCTCCCATCTCCTAATGTCAATGAGAATTGGGATGTTAGCAGCTTAACCTCACAATCCAACTTTTGTGACATTTTGGATCAACAAAAGTTCATCAATAG ATCTTCAAACATATAA